A stretch of the Haladaptatus sp. R4 genome encodes the following:
- a CDS encoding permease, producing the protein MAVGAVSVISNQISTVVLATGSLQEVGQFILEWAWDIWWALVLGFTISGAIQAYVSQERMVELLGGRGSREIGLGAFFGFLSSSCSFAAIATTRTIFKKGASPEASLAAFQFASTNLVIEIGLVMWILLGWQFVIADFLGGVFLILLFAAITKYLVPDSWFESARDHPDETGGGMQMDTILSLLLRVPKRLLSSTNISEPESSRGEHEHAQDHAHTDHDEMQPEPSWKYAFRRAIHEWKMVWSDIIVGFIIAGFIAAYVPQSAWTQLFSLAPQGTFAWVALGSLIGVIVGIVTFICSVANVPFALVLWSAGIPFGGVLAFIFADLIVPQIVNIYRKYYGLRMAVTLFVSIFFVAFVSGILIHYLFVGLNLVPQATTGGAVPGTYTLVLNVLFTPLFLAQVYVTYIEPRRGSRPMSAES; encoded by the coding sequence ATGGCCGTTGGAGCGGTTAGTGTCATTAGCAATCAAATCTCCACTGTCGTATTAGCTACCGGGTCGCTCCAAGAGGTCGGGCAATTTATTCTCGAATGGGCGTGGGATATTTGGTGGGCACTCGTTCTCGGATTCACCATTTCAGGCGCGATTCAAGCCTATGTCTCACAAGAACGTATGGTTGAACTCCTCGGTGGCCGTGGGAGCCGTGAGATTGGTTTAGGTGCCTTTTTCGGATTTCTCTCGTCCAGTTGCTCGTTCGCTGCGATCGCCACCACGAGAACGATTTTCAAAAAGGGAGCCTCGCCCGAAGCATCACTCGCTGCATTTCAGTTCGCATCCACAAACTTGGTTATCGAAATCGGCCTCGTGATGTGGATTCTTCTCGGCTGGCAGTTCGTCATCGCCGACTTCCTTGGTGGTGTCTTTCTCATCCTTCTTTTTGCTGCGATAACGAAGTATCTCGTTCCGGACTCATGGTTCGAGAGTGCTCGTGACCATCCCGACGAAACGGGTGGCGGGATGCAGATGGATACGATTCTATCGTTGTTGTTGCGAGTTCCGAAACGACTGCTCTCATCTACGAATATTTCTGAACCTGAATCTTCTCGTGGAGAACACGAGCACGCTCAGGATCACGCCCACACGGACCACGACGAGATGCAACCGGAACCTAGCTGGAAGTATGCGTTTCGTCGGGCGATTCACGAATGGAAGATGGTCTGGAGCGATATCATCGTCGGATTCATCATTGCCGGTTTCATTGCCGCGTACGTTCCACAATCGGCATGGACGCAATTGTTCTCGCTCGCTCCACAAGGAACGTTTGCGTGGGTCGCACTCGGTAGTCTTATCGGTGTGATCGTAGGGATTGTGACGTTCATTTGTTCGGTCGCTAACGTCCCATTCGCACTCGTCCTCTGGAGTGCGGGAATTCCGTTCGGCGGCGTTCTCGCGTTCATTTTCGCGGATCTGATCGTCCCGCAAATCGTCAATATCTATCGGAAATACTACGGCCTCCGGATGGCCGTTACCCTCTTTGTTTCCATCTTCTTCGTTGCCTTTGTCAGCGGAATACTCATCCACTACCTGTTCGTCGGACTCAATCTTGTTCCACAAGCTACCACGGGCGGTGCTGTGCCGGGAACGTACACGCTCGTCCTGAACGTGTTGTTTACTCCGCTCTTCCTTGCTCAGGTGTACGTCACGTATATCGAACCGCGCCGTGGTTCTCGTCCGATGTCGGCAGAATCGTGA
- a CDS encoding four-helix bundle copper-binding protein, whose translation MALSETISKIDHVDDETSDCIENCLEAAEVCEWCADECAGEGEGMAECLRLCRDVADTASLHARFMARSSNYSAELAEVCAGACEECAEECSRHDSDHCQLCADVLENCAESCRSMMSA comes from the coding sequence ATGGCACTATCAGAAACAATCTCGAAAATTGATCACGTAGACGACGAAACCAGCGATTGTATCGAAAACTGCCTCGAGGCGGCAGAGGTATGCGAATGGTGTGCGGATGAATGTGCTGGTGAGGGTGAAGGAATGGCCGAGTGTCTGCGACTTTGCCGCGATGTCGCTGACACGGCGAGTCTTCACGCCCGATTCATGGCGCGAAGCTCCAACTACAGTGCCGAGTTGGCAGAAGTCTGTGCAGGTGCATGCGAAGAATGTGCCGAAGAGTGTTCCCGCCACGATTCGGATCACTGCCAACTCTGTGCCGATGTCCTCGAAAACTGCGCCGAAAGTTGCCGAAGCATGATGTCTGCGTAA
- a CDS encoding carbamoyltransferase C-terminal domain-containing protein, giving the protein MTNYTLSFKPAIGLYGQHDPSAVLFEDGEAVYGIEEERLSRDKHASHSFPTNAIRACLDYRDLELGNLSKIVLPYDPSLQSKILDHYLRDIVRLDGLSTKARHIEWLVKSQVRGRFFPTNHVESRLADIGTPVPPIVTRSHHACHAASAFHPSGLDEAVILTVDAKGEYDSTVVWHGDEHGLTRIRTYDHPNSLGLFFAVVTEYLGYRMFNGEGKVMGLAPYGEENEAIESALRDLITPGVNYDVTELTKRWGTDYGVRRLEEYLGRPRNDTPGEFDQWQKDFAYTAQKLLEETVLDMATTYANHIGTRNVALAGGVALNCKMNMRLIESNDIENVFIQPVANDAGLALGAGWLDQSPSAVPQMTNVYLGSEYETDEIVNLLETNKVSYKRPDNLERYVAEQLADGSLVGWFRGRLEMGPRALGSRSILADPRSIASRDRVNEFVKHREEWRPFAPSMLEDAAEEYLVNGRPAPFMITASDVRPENKNHIEAVLHPADDSTRPQTVREDQHPQYYRLIAEFGNITGVPVVLNTSFNDHAEPIVETPAQALKDFYGMGLDVLVLEDVVVEKET; this is encoded by the coding sequence ACGCATCGCACTCGTTCCCAACGAACGCCATCCGTGCGTGTCTTGACTATCGAGACCTCGAACTCGGTAATCTCTCGAAAATCGTCCTTCCCTATGACCCGTCGCTCCAATCGAAGATTCTCGACCACTATCTTCGTGACATCGTTCGACTCGATGGACTGAGCACAAAAGCCCGTCACATCGAATGGCTCGTGAAATCACAGGTTCGAGGACGATTTTTCCCCACCAATCACGTAGAATCTCGACTGGCGGACATCGGGACGCCAGTTCCCCCAATCGTGACCAGATCTCACCATGCGTGTCACGCTGCTAGCGCATTCCATCCATCCGGATTGGATGAAGCGGTGATTCTCACAGTGGATGCCAAAGGCGAGTACGATTCCACAGTCGTCTGGCACGGAGATGAACACGGACTCACTCGAATCCGAACGTACGACCATCCCAACAGTCTCGGCCTCTTTTTCGCGGTCGTCACCGAGTATCTCGGGTATCGGATGTTCAACGGGGAAGGGAAGGTAATGGGTCTTGCCCCGTACGGTGAGGAGAACGAGGCCATTGAGAGTGCACTTCGGGATCTAATTACACCCGGAGTCAACTACGACGTGACGGAACTGACCAAGCGGTGGGGGACGGATTACGGCGTCAGAAGACTCGAGGAGTATCTTGGTCGACCACGGAACGACACACCGGGAGAGTTCGATCAATGGCAGAAGGATTTCGCTTACACTGCACAAAAGCTCCTCGAAGAAACCGTTCTCGATATGGCCACAACGTATGCCAATCACATCGGTACGAGGAACGTCGCGCTTGCTGGAGGGGTTGCGCTGAATTGTAAAATGAACATGCGTCTCATCGAATCGAATGACATCGAGAACGTGTTCATTCAACCGGTCGCTAACGACGCTGGATTAGCGCTCGGTGCAGGCTGGCTCGACCAGTCGCCATCGGCTGTTCCACAGATGACGAACGTTTATCTCGGCTCCGAGTATGAAACGGACGAAATCGTGAACCTACTGGAGACGAACAAAGTCAGCTACAAGCGTCCCGATAACCTCGAACGGTACGTCGCAGAGCAGTTGGCCGACGGATCGCTCGTCGGATGGTTCCGCGGCCGCTTAGAGATGGGACCCCGCGCACTCGGGAGTCGAAGCATCCTCGCTGATCCTCGCTCAATTGCCTCTCGTGACCGAGTAAACGAGTTCGTCAAGCATCGGGAAGAGTGGCGACCGTTCGCACCGTCGATGCTCGAAGATGCCGCCGAAGAGTATCTCGTAAACGGTCGACCCGCACCGTTCATGATTACTGCGTCTGATGTGCGACCTGAGAACAAAAATCATATCGAAGCGGTACTTCACCCAGCAGACGATTCGACGCGGCCCCAGACTGTGCGCGAAGATCAGCACCCACAGTATTACCGACTAATAGCTGAATTCGGTAATATCACTGGCGTTCCAGTCGTCCTCAATACATCGTTCAACGATCACGCCGAACCGATCGTTGAAACACCAGCACAAGCGCTCAAGGACTTCTACGGAATGGGCCTCGACGTCCTCGTTCTCGAAGACGTGGTCGTTGAGAAAGAGACCTGA
- a CDS encoding AsnC family transcriptional regulator codes for MVELDETDTEILRLLMDDARRSYTDIGEQVGLSAPSVSNRITQLKDLGVIDGFTVNIDRSMLATGDDILIEIEAKPGAEEGIVESLSNVDAVECILQTIDLQISAHAYMNDREIKQLFDETLDDQDIQSYEIRKVANSVWKPQIHRSDLAIECIECGKPIQGDGITVETDEQHYYLCCSSCESLFRERYDELKSGV; via the coding sequence ATGGTGGAACTCGATGAGACCGATACAGAGATACTACGGTTATTGATGGATGATGCACGTCGCTCGTATACCGATATTGGCGAACAAGTCGGTCTTTCAGCCCCGAGCGTTTCGAACCGCATTACCCAGCTTAAAGATCTGGGGGTCATCGACGGCTTTACCGTAAACATTGACCGGTCGATGCTTGCGACGGGAGATGACATTCTGATCGAAATCGAAGCTAAGCCAGGTGCAGAAGAGGGGATCGTCGAATCGTTATCGAATGTCGATGCAGTTGAGTGTATTCTGCAGACAATCGATCTCCAAATCAGTGCTCACGCCTATATGAACGATCGAGAGATCAAGCAACTTTTCGATGAGACGCTGGACGACCAGGACATCCAATCGTACGAGATTCGAAAGGTCGCAAATTCGGTCTGGAAACCCCAGATCCACCGGTCTGATCTCGCTATCGAATGTATTGAATGTGGAAAGCCAATTCAAGGGGACGGCATCACGGTGGAAACCGATGAACAACACTACTATCTCTGTTGCTCATCTTGTGAATCACTCTTCCGTGAGCGCTATGATGAGTTGAAGAGCGGCGTCTGA